Proteins from one Sphingopyxis terrae subsp. terrae NBRC 15098 genomic window:
- the fusA gene encoding elongation factor G has product MARSHPLERYRNFGIMAHIDAGKTTTTERILYYTGKSYKIGEVHDGAATMDWMEQEQERGITITSAATTCLWKADEGQGPEHRLNIIDTPGHVDFTIEVERSLRVLDGAVAAFDGVAGVEPQSETVWRQADKYKVPRMCFINKLDRTGANFYYCVQTIIDRLGAVPAVLYLPIGAESDFKGLVDLVNERAIIWKDESLGAEFFYEDIPADLADKAAEYREKLVELAVEQDDDAMEAYLEGTLPDVATLKALIRKGTLGQAFVPVLCGSAFKNKGVQTLLDAVVDYLPSPLDIPDVQGINPDTEEADSRPTSDSAPLSMLAFKIMNDPFVGSLTFARIYSGTLSKGTYLNSVKDKKEKIGRMLLMHANSREDIEEAYAGDIVALAGLKETTTGDTICASNAPIILERMEFPEPVIELSVEPKTKADQEKMGVALNRLAAEDPSFRVSTDHESGQTIIKGMGELHLDILVDRMKREFKVEANVGAPQVAYRESLAKPVEVDYTHKKQSGGSGQFGRVKVQVTPGERGSGVTFTDEIKGGNIPREYIPAVEKGFRESAENGHMIGFPIIDFDIKLIDGAYHDVDSSALAFEIAGRAAMREVAAKAGIKLLEPVMKVEVVTPEEFMGDVIGDLNSRRGQIQGTDSRGNAQVVEAIVPLANMFGYVNQLRSFTQGRAQYTMQFSHYEEVPNNVADEVKAKMA; this is encoded by the coding sequence ATGGCACGCAGCCATCCGCTCGAACGCTATCGCAATTTCGGTATCATGGCGCACATCGACGCCGGCAAGACCACGACGACCGAGCGCATTCTCTATTACACCGGCAAGTCCTACAAGATCGGCGAAGTCCACGACGGCGCTGCCACGATGGACTGGATGGAACAGGAACAGGAACGCGGCATCACGATCACGTCGGCTGCCACCACCTGCCTGTGGAAGGCCGATGAAGGTCAGGGTCCGGAACACCGCCTGAACATCATCGACACCCCCGGCCACGTTGACTTCACCATCGAAGTCGAACGCAGCTTGCGCGTCCTCGACGGCGCCGTCGCCGCGTTCGACGGCGTTGCGGGTGTCGAACCGCAGTCGGAAACCGTGTGGCGCCAGGCGGACAAGTACAAGGTTCCGCGGATGTGCTTCATCAACAAGCTCGACCGCACCGGCGCCAATTTCTATTACTGCGTTCAGACGATCATCGATCGTCTGGGTGCGGTGCCGGCCGTCCTGTACCTCCCCATCGGGGCGGAATCGGACTTCAAGGGCCTCGTCGACCTCGTCAACGAACGCGCGATCATCTGGAAGGATGAAAGCCTGGGCGCCGAATTCTTCTACGAAGACATCCCGGCCGACCTCGCCGACAAGGCTGCCGAATATCGCGAAAAGCTCGTCGAACTCGCCGTCGAACAGGACGACGATGCGATGGAAGCCTATCTCGAAGGCACGCTGCCCGACGTGGCGACGCTGAAAGCGCTGATCCGCAAGGGCACGCTCGGCCAGGCGTTCGTTCCGGTCCTGTGCGGCTCGGCGTTCAAGAACAAGGGCGTCCAGACGCTGCTCGACGCGGTTGTCGATTATCTGCCTTCGCCGCTCGACATCCCCGACGTCCAGGGCATCAACCCCGACACCGAGGAAGCCGATTCGCGTCCGACGTCGGACAGCGCACCGCTGTCGATGCTCGCGTTCAAGATCATGAACGACCCCTTCGTCGGTTCGCTCACCTTCGCGCGCATCTATTCGGGTACGCTCTCGAAGGGCACCTATCTGAACTCGGTGAAGGACAAGAAGGAAAAGATCGGCCGTATGCTCCTCATGCACGCCAACTCGCGTGAGGACATCGAAGAAGCCTATGCGGGCGACATCGTCGCGCTCGCCGGCCTCAAGGAAACCACGACCGGCGACACGATCTGCGCGAGCAATGCGCCGATCATCCTCGAACGGATGGAATTCCCCGAGCCGGTCATCGAGCTGTCGGTCGAACCCAAGACCAAGGCCGACCAGGAAAAGATGGGCGTTGCCCTCAACCGCCTGGCAGCCGAGGATCCCTCGTTCCGCGTCTCGACCGACCATGAATCGGGCCAGACGATCATCAAGGGCATGGGCGAGCTTCACCTCGACATTCTCGTCGATCGCATGAAGCGCGAATTCAAGGTCGAAGCAAATGTCGGTGCGCCGCAGGTGGCGTATCGCGAAAGCCTCGCGAAGCCGGTCGAAGTTGACTACACCCACAAGAAGCAGTCGGGTGGTTCGGGTCAGTTCGGTCGCGTCAAGGTCCAGGTCACCCCGGGCGAGCGCGGCAGCGGCGTCACCTTCACCGACGAGATCAAGGGCGGCAACATTCCGCGCGAATATATCCCGGCGGTCGAAAAGGGTTTCCGCGAATCGGCTGAAAACGGTCACATGATCGGCTTCCCGATCATCGACTTCGACATCAAGCTGATCGACGGTGCGTACCACGATGTCGACTCGTCGGCGCTGGCGTTCGAAATCGCGGGCCGTGCGGCGATGCGCGAAGTGGCGGCAAAGGCCGGCATCAAGCTGCTCGAACCGGTGATGAAGGTCGAAGTTGTTACCCCTGAAGAATTCATGGGCGACGTGATCGGCGACCTCAACAGCCGTCGTGGCCAGATCCAGGGTACGGACAGCCGCGGCAACGCCCAGGTGGTTGAAGCCATCGTGCCGCTCGCCAATATGTTCGGCTACGTCAACCAGCTGCGTTCTTTCACCCAGGGCCGGGCCCAGTACACGATGCAGTTCTCGCACTATGAAGAAGTGCCGAACAACGTCGCGGACGAGGTGAAGGCGAAGATGGCCTGA
- the rpsG gene encoding 30S ribosomal protein S7 encodes MARRRRPERREILPDPRFGDVVLSKFMNSVMLDGKKSVAESIVYGALEAVEARAKKEPLGVFHEALANIRPNIEVRSRRVGGATYQVPVEVRPDRAQALAIRWLITAARNRSETTMAARLSGELLDASNNRGNAVKKREDTHRMAEANRAFSHYRW; translated from the coding sequence ATGGCTCGTCGTCGTCGTCCTGAACGCCGCGAAATCCTGCCCGATCCCCGTTTCGGGGATGTCGTGCTGTCGAAGTTCATGAACAGTGTCATGCTCGACGGTAAGAAGTCGGTCGCCGAAAGCATCGTCTATGGCGCACTCGAAGCGGTCGAAGCCCGCGCCAAGAAGGAGCCGCTCGGCGTGTTCCATGAGGCGCTCGCCAATATCCGTCCGAATATCGAAGTCCGCAGCCGCCGCGTCGGCGGTGCGACCTATCAGGTTCCGGTCGAAGTCCGTCCGGACCGCGCGCAGGCGCTCGCGATCCGCTGGCTGATCACCGCGGCGCGCAACCGCAGCGAAACCACGATGGCCGCGCGCCTGTCGGGCGAACTGCTCGATGCGTCGAACAATCGCGGCAACGCGGTCAAGAAGCGCGAAGACACGCACCGCATGGCCGAAGCTAACCGCGCCTTCAGCCACTACCGCTGGTAA
- the rpsL gene encoding 30S ribosomal protein S12 produces the protein MPTINQLVRKGRTPQKVKSKVPAMEANPQKRGVCTRVYTTTPKKPNSALRKVAKVRLTNQREVISYIPGEGHNLQEHSVVLIRGGRVRDLPGVRYHVLRGVLDTQGVKDRKQSRSKYGAKRPK, from the coding sequence ATGCCCACGATCAACCAGCTGGTCCGCAAGGGCCGGACTCCGCAGAAAGTGAAGTCCAAGGTCCCGGCGATGGAAGCAAACCCGCAGAAGCGCGGCGTTTGCACCCGTGTCTATACGACGACCCCGAAAAAGCCGAACTCGGCGCTCCGCAAGGTTGCGAAGGTCCGCCTGACCAACCAGCGCGAAGTCATTTCCTACATCCCCGGCGAAGGCCACAACCTCCAGGAACACAGCGTCGTGCTGATCCGCGGCGGCCGTGTGCGCGACCTTCCCGGTGTCCGTTACCACGTCCTGCGCGGCGTTCTGGACACCCAGGGTGTGAAAGACCGCAAGCAGAGCCGTTCGAAATACGGTGCGAAGCGTCCGAAGTAA
- a CDS encoding DNA-deoxyinosine glycosylase, whose amino-acid sequence MPPVRHASFAPHVAPDTRLLILGSLPGARSLAERRYYAHPTNQFWRLVGAAIDRPLAVLTYDERLGALADAKIGLWDVIRSAERLTSSDSLIREAEAHDLGALIAALPDLRMIAFNGNKAAAIGRRQVPVLEGVALVDLPSSSAANTVGYAAKLERWLRLRAALA is encoded by the coding sequence ATGCCTCCGGTCCGCCACGCCAGCTTCGCACCGCACGTCGCGCCCGACACGCGCCTGCTGATTCTCGGCAGCCTGCCCGGCGCGCGTTCCCTCGCCGAGCGGCGCTATTATGCGCATCCAACGAACCAGTTCTGGCGGCTGGTAGGCGCCGCGATCGACCGGCCGCTCGCCGTCCTGACCTATGACGAGCGGCTGGGCGCGCTCGCGGATGCGAAGATCGGGCTATGGGACGTGATCCGTTCGGCCGAGCGGCTTACGAGCAGCGATTCGCTGATCCGCGAGGCCGAGGCGCACGACCTTGGCGCCCTGATCGCGGCACTGCCCGATCTGCGCATGATCGCCTTCAACGGCAACAAGGCCGCAGCGATCGGGCGAAGGCAAGTGCCCGTGCTTGAGGGCGTCGCGCTCGTCGATCTGCCATCAAGCAGCGCGGCGAATACGGTGGGCTATGCGGCGAAGCTGGAGCGGTGGCTGCGGTTGCGCGCGGCGTTGGCATAA
- a CDS encoding metal-dependent hydrolase family protein: MKSTMLLPLALAGALLSAPVAAQAPTRTVIHAGKLMAEPGKPVRGATTIIVENGKVVAILDGYQPADAGAVLIDLKDKYVLPGLIDSHVHLTSDAGGLAGQLEEVTLSPAAQAFNAEVNGLKTLRAGFTTVRNLGDGDGATLALRDAILAGKVQGPRIVDAGNAISGSAGHMDGSLGYRDELRPYFQGAGNTCNGADDCRRAVRLQVGRGADVIKFASTGGVNSRIGAGLGKQMFDDEAKAIVATAHMFGKKVAVHAHGADGIRLALDAGADSIEHGTILDEATIAAWTKSKAYYVPTLSTVNGYKERLAANANAYEPDVLAKIRWRISITGKSLEQLVPRGVRIAFGTDAGVSKHGRNADEFELMVQHGMTPVEALKAATVNAADLLGLSDEIGTIAPGKSADIIAVASDPVADVTVLKKVDFVMARGAVVD; the protein is encoded by the coding sequence ATGAAATCGACGATGCTTCTTCCGCTCGCGCTGGCAGGCGCGCTGCTTTCGGCGCCGGTTGCGGCGCAGGCGCCGACGCGCACGGTGATCCACGCCGGCAAATTGATGGCGGAGCCCGGCAAGCCGGTGCGCGGCGCGACGACGATCATCGTCGAAAATGGCAAGGTCGTTGCGATTCTCGACGGCTACCAGCCGGCCGATGCCGGCGCGGTGCTGATCGATCTCAAGGACAAATATGTCCTGCCCGGCCTGATCGACAGCCACGTCCACCTGACCAGCGATGCTGGCGGTCTGGCGGGCCAGCTCGAGGAAGTGACGCTCAGCCCTGCGGCTCAGGCCTTCAATGCCGAGGTAAACGGCCTGAAGACCCTGCGTGCGGGCTTCACCACGGTGCGCAATCTGGGCGATGGTGACGGGGCCACGCTGGCGCTGCGCGACGCGATCCTGGCGGGGAAGGTGCAGGGGCCGCGCATCGTCGATGCGGGCAACGCGATTTCGGGTAGCGCCGGACATATGGACGGATCGCTCGGCTATCGGGACGAACTGCGCCCCTATTTCCAGGGAGCGGGGAACACTTGCAACGGTGCCGACGATTGCCGCCGTGCCGTCCGGCTTCAGGTCGGGCGCGGCGCCGACGTGATCAAATTCGCCTCGACGGGCGGCGTCAACAGCCGCATCGGTGCAGGGCTGGGCAAGCAGATGTTCGACGACGAAGCCAAGGCGATCGTCGCTACCGCGCATATGTTCGGCAAAAAGGTCGCGGTCCATGCGCACGGTGCCGACGGCATCCGCCTGGCGCTCGACGCCGGCGCCGATTCGATCGAGCACGGCACGATCCTCGACGAAGCGACGATCGCCGCCTGGACGAAGTCGAAGGCTTATTATGTTCCGACCCTGTCGACCGTGAACGGCTACAAGGAGCGGCTGGCGGCGAACGCCAATGCCTATGAACCCGATGTGCTCGCCAAGATTCGCTGGCGCATCTCGATCACCGGCAAAAGCCTCGAGCAACTCGTCCCGCGCGGCGTGCGTATCGCCTTCGGCACCGACGCGGGCGTGTCCAAGCATGGCCGCAACGCCGACGAATTCGAACTGATGGTCCAGCACGGCATGACGCCCGTTGAAGCGCTGAAGGCTGCGACGGTCAACGCCGCGGATCTGCTGGGCCTGTCGGACGAAATCGGCACGATCGCGCCGGGCAAGAGCGCGGACATCATCGCGGTGGCGAGTGACCCGGTTGCCGATGTGACGGTGCTGAAAAAGGTCGACTTCGTGATGGCGCGGGGGGCAGTGGTTGATTGA
- a CDS encoding pyrimidine 5'-nucleotidase, giving the protein MTVPIDHIDCWIFDLDNTLYHPSARLFDLIDARMGAFIMRLMDVDAVEARRVQKQYFHDHGTTMAGLMRHHGVDPEDFLVDVHDIPLDRLAPDARLRAGLERLPGRRLIFTNADADYAARVLDARGIADLFDGICDIRSTRYTPKPDAEAYRMMIGHLGIDPAKSLFVEDMARNLTPAKALGMTTVWLDNGSESGHRDHLPDHVDFHVNDIADWLDALPEHFGP; this is encoded by the coding sequence ATGACGGTACCGATCGATCATATCGACTGCTGGATCTTCGATCTCGACAACACGCTCTACCATCCGTCGGCGCGGCTGTTCGACCTGATCGACGCGCGCATGGGCGCTTTCATCATGCGTCTGATGGACGTCGATGCCGTCGAAGCTCGGCGTGTACAAAAGCAGTATTTCCACGATCACGGCACGACGATGGCGGGGCTGATGCGCCACCACGGCGTCGATCCCGAAGATTTCCTAGTCGACGTCCACGATATTCCTCTCGACCGGCTGGCGCCCGATGCGCGGCTGCGCGCCGGACTCGAGCGCCTGCCCGGCCGCCGTCTGATCTTCACCAACGCCGATGCCGATTATGCGGCGCGCGTGCTCGACGCGCGGGGCATCGCCGATCTGTTCGACGGCATCTGCGATATTCGCTCGACGCGCTATACGCCGAAGCCCGACGCCGAAGCTTATCGCATGATGATCGGCCATCTCGGAATCGATCCGGCGAAGAGCCTGTTCGTCGAGGATATGGCGCGCAATCTGACCCCCGCCAAGGCGCTGGGAATGACGACCGTATGGCTGGACAATGGCAGCGAAAGCGGCCATCGCGACCACCTGCCGGACCATGTCGATTTTCATGTGAACGACATCGCCGACTGGCTTGATGCGCTTCCGGAACATTTTGGGCCGTAA
- the dapD gene encoding 2,3,4,5-tetrahydropyridine-2,6-dicarboxylate N-succinyltransferase, whose protein sequence is MSTDLQSTIEAAWDARETLGLTTTGAVRDAVEAALAGLDDGSFRVAERDAGGTWQVNQWLKKAVLLSFRLNDMEIIEGGAGGATWWDKVPSKFAGWGENRFRDAGFRAVPGSIVRRGAFISKGAVLMPSFVNIGAYVGEGSMVDAWATVGSCAQIGANVHLSGGAGIGGVLEPLQAGPVVIEDGAFIGARAEVAEGVIVREGAVLSMGVYLGASTKIIDRATGEVFIGEVPAYSVVVPGSLPGKPLPDGTPGPSLYCAVIVKRVDAQTRAKTGINELLRD, encoded by the coding sequence ATGAGCACCGACCTGCAATCGACGATCGAAGCCGCCTGGGATGCACGCGAGACGCTCGGTCTGACGACGACCGGCGCGGTGCGCGACGCGGTCGAGGCGGCACTCGCGGGCCTCGATGACGGCAGCTTCCGCGTTGCCGAGCGCGATGCCGGCGGAACGTGGCAGGTCAATCAGTGGCTCAAGAAGGCGGTGCTGCTCTCCTTCCGCCTCAACGACATGGAGATTATCGAGGGCGGCGCCGGCGGCGCGACTTGGTGGGACAAGGTTCCGTCGAAATTCGCCGGCTGGGGCGAGAACCGCTTCCGCGATGCGGGCTTCCGCGCCGTTCCCGGATCGATCGTCCGCCGCGGCGCCTTCATCAGCAAGGGCGCCGTGCTGATGCCGAGCTTCGTCAACATCGGCGCCTATGTCGGCGAGGGATCGATGGTCGATGCCTGGGCCACCGTCGGCAGCTGCGCGCAGATCGGCGCGAACGTCCACCTGTCGGGCGGCGCGGGGATCGGCGGCGTGCTCGAACCGCTGCAGGCCGGACCCGTGGTGATCGAGGACGGCGCCTTCATCGGCGCGCGCGCCGAAGTGGCCGAGGGCGTGATCGTGCGCGAGGGTGCGGTACTGTCGATGGGCGTCTATCTCGGCGCATCGACCAAGATTATCGACCGCGCGACCGGTGAGGTCTTCATCGGCGAGGTTCCGGCTTATTCGGTCGTTGTCCCGGGTTCGCTTCCGGGCAAGCCGCTTCCCGACGGAACGCCGGGGCCGTCGCTCTACTGCGCCGTCATCGTCAAGCGCGTCGATGCGCAGACGCGCGCGAAGACGGGCATCAACGAACTGCTGCGCGACTGA
- the gpmA gene encoding 2,3-diphosphoglycerate-dependent phosphoglycerate mutase produces MPQLILIRHGQSQWNLENRFTGWWDVDVTEKGAAEAWAAGELMKEKGIAPDTCFTSVQTRAIKTLNLALEAMGRLWLPVTKDWHLNERHYGGLTGLDKAETAARHGEDQVKIWRRSFDTPPPPLEAGSPYDLSGDPRYAGIAIPATESLKDTIARVLPYYDSAIAPQLRDGKTVLISAHGNSLRALVKHLSGISDADITGLEIPTGQPIVYDLDDDLTARERYYLSER; encoded by the coding sequence ATGCCGCAGCTCATCCTCATCCGTCACGGCCAGTCGCAGTGGAATCTGGAGAACCGCTTCACCGGCTGGTGGGACGTCGATGTCACCGAAAAAGGCGCGGCAGAGGCGTGGGCGGCGGGCGAACTGATGAAGGAAAAGGGTATAGCACCCGACACCTGCTTCACCTCGGTCCAGACGCGCGCGATCAAGACGCTCAACCTCGCGCTCGAGGCGATGGGGCGGCTCTGGCTGCCGGTGACGAAGGATTGGCACCTCAACGAACGCCATTATGGCGGGCTCACCGGCCTCGACAAGGCGGAGACCGCGGCCAGGCATGGCGAGGATCAGGTGAAGATCTGGCGCCGCAGCTTCGACACCCCGCCGCCGCCGCTTGAGGCCGGCTCGCCTTACGATCTGTCGGGCGATCCGCGCTATGCGGGCATCGCGATCCCGGCGACCGAAAGCCTGAAAGACACCATCGCGCGCGTTCTTCCCTATTATGACAGCGCGATTGCGCCGCAGCTGCGGGACGGCAAGACGGTGCTGATCTCGGCGCACGGCAACAGCCTACGTGCGCTGGTGAAGCATTTGTCGGGCATTTCCGACGCTGACATCACCGGCCTCGAAATCCCCACTGGCCAGCCGATCGTCTATGATCTGGACGACGATCTGACGGCGCGCGAGCGCTATTATCTCAGCGAGCGGTGA
- a CDS encoding Hsp20 family protein, with protein sequence MRNSFDWTPYRRSTVGFDRLFDFLENSGSAENYPPFDIEKVADDHFRITVAVAGFKSDEIDITAQQNMLTVSGRKAPAKEGETRQLLYSGIATRAFERRFQLADFVRVDRADLADGLLIIDLVREVPEAMKPHKIAIGGTQPTAIEAKKAA encoded by the coding sequence ATGCGTAACAGCTTTGACTGGACCCCCTATCGCCGCTCGACCGTCGGTTTCGATCGTCTGTTCGACTTTCTGGAAAACAGCGGTTCTGCCGAAAATTATCCGCCCTTCGATATCGAGAAGGTCGCCGACGACCATTTCCGCATCACTGTCGCGGTGGCGGGTTTCAAGAGCGACGAGATCGACATCACCGCGCAGCAGAATATGCTGACCGTCAGCGGCCGCAAGGCGCCCGCGAAGGAAGGCGAAACGCGCCAGCTTCTGTATAGCGGCATTGCGACGCGCGCCTTCGAGCGCCGCTTCCAGCTTGCCGATTTCGTGCGCGTCGATCGCGCTGACCTCGCCGACGGGCTGCTGATCATCGACCTGGTGCGCGAAGTGCCCGAAGCGATGAAGCCGCACAAGATTGCCATCGGCGGCACGCAGCCCACGGCGATCGAAGCCAAGAAAGCCGCGTAA
- a CDS encoding GNAT family N-acetyltransferase, with protein MTDAAGRDGWHIVEDDLSGAPIRALLERHFAGMLANSPEESCHFLDFEGLKAPGVTFWSIHCGPDLAGCGALKRLDGRHGEIKSMRTADAFLRRGVAARMLSHIIEVARAAGLERLSLETGSGAAFKPALALYRRHGFTDCGPFADYRPDPFSRFMTRAI; from the coding sequence TTGACCGATGCTGCAGGTCGGGACGGCTGGCATATCGTCGAGGACGATCTGTCAGGCGCCCCGATCCGCGCGCTGCTCGAACGGCATTTTGCCGGCATGCTCGCAAACTCGCCCGAGGAAAGCTGCCATTTTCTCGATTTCGAGGGACTGAAGGCCCCCGGTGTTACCTTCTGGTCGATTCATTGCGGCCCCGATCTGGCGGGTTGCGGCGCGCTGAAGCGGCTCGATGGCCGGCACGGCGAGATCAAGTCGATGCGCACCGCCGACGCCTTTCTGCGCCGCGGTGTCGCCGCCCGGATGCTGAGCCACATTATCGAAGTGGCCCGCGCGGCCGGGCTTGAGCGGCTCAGCCTCGAAACCGGGTCAGGCGCTGCCTTCAAACCGGCGCTCGCGCTCTACCGGCGACATGGCTTCACCGATTGTGGGCCATTCGCGGATTACAGGCCCGATCCATTCAGTCGCTTCATGACGCGCGCAATCTAG
- a CDS encoding M14 family metallopeptidase, with translation MTISINAAFDSGNIVVDSIDGTRARLSIRKDRESDFFQWFHFRVGCAVGDELELAIAGLGDSAYPDGWPGYAACASYDRENWFRLDTGYEAGTLTINHSAEGQLLWIAYFAPYSMERHHDLVASVAECDGVSYRCLGTSLEGQPIDCLEMGTGPVQVWLYARQHPGESMAEWWMEGALEKLTDPADPHARSLRQKCRFHLVPNMNPDGSRRGHLRTNYAGVNLNREWDNPTADRSPEVLAVRNAMDESGVDWAMDVHGDEAIPAVFLAGFEGIPSLKDEQQARYLAFQSALAANTPDFQTALGYESSAPGKANLSMSTTQLAERFGAVSMTIEMPFKDNRDLPDPVAGWSPERSKLLAHACLATLDQML, from the coding sequence ATGACAATCAGCATCAACGCCGCTTTCGACAGCGGCAATATCGTCGTGGATTCGATCGATGGCACGCGTGCCCGCCTTTCGATCCGCAAGGATCGCGAATCCGATTTCTTCCAGTGGTTCCATTTCCGCGTGGGCTGCGCGGTGGGCGATGAACTTGAACTGGCGATCGCCGGGCTCGGCGATTCGGCCTATCCCGATGGCTGGCCCGGCTATGCCGCCTGCGCCAGCTATGACCGCGAAAACTGGTTCCGGCTCGACACCGGCTACGAAGCCGGGACGCTCACCATCAACCACAGCGCCGAAGGGCAGCTTCTGTGGATCGCCTATTTCGCGCCCTATTCGATGGAACGGCATCACGACCTGGTCGCCTCTGTCGCTGAATGCGACGGCGTTTCCTATCGCTGTCTCGGCACCAGTCTTGAGGGGCAGCCGATCGACTGCCTCGAAATGGGCACCGGGCCGGTCCAGGTGTGGCTGTATGCGCGCCAGCATCCGGGCGAGAGCATGGCCGAATGGTGGATGGAAGGCGCGCTTGAGAAGCTCACCGATCCGGCCGATCCCCATGCCCGGTCGCTACGGCAGAAATGCCGTTTCCACCTTGTACCGAACATGAACCCCGATGGGTCGCGCCGCGGTCATCTGCGCACCAACTATGCCGGGGTGAATCTCAACCGCGAATGGGACAATCCGACTGCCGATCGCAGCCCCGAAGTGCTCGCGGTGCGCAATGCGATGGACGAAAGCGGCGTCGATTGGGCGATGGACGTTCATGGCGACGAGGCGATTCCGGCGGTGTTCCTCGCGGGTTTCGAGGGCATCCCGTCGTTGAAGGACGAGCAACAGGCGCGCTATCTGGCCTTCCAGTCCGCCCTTGCCGCCAACACGCCCGATTTCCAGACCGCGCTCGGCTATGAAAGCTCAGCGCCGGGCAAGGCCAATCTGTCGATGTCGACGACGCAGCTCGCCGAGCGCTTTGGTGCGGTGTCGATGACGATCGAAATGCCGTTCAAGGACAATCGCGATCTGCCCGATCCCGTCGCCGGCTGGTCGCCCGAACGCTCGAAGCTGCTCGCGCACGCGTGCCTCGCGACGCTGGATCAGATGCTTTGA
- a CDS encoding DUF4136 domain-containing protein yields the protein MTRQFSVALLAAVALALGGCATAVPPVEVTRFHNNATAGLAPGTRYAVEVLPHGDASATGGAAQPSLEWNSYRIAVERQLQLLGFVAAPEGAAAPLKVRIAFDRSDRMPLAKRSPVSVGVGGSTGSYGSGVGLGIGINLGGGPKQMQDLQLSVRIDDAATGQAVWEGRALSAVPVKAPAAQPSIAAAKLAEALFKDFPGESGRTISVP from the coding sequence ATGACGCGTCAATTTTCCGTCGCCCTGCTCGCGGCAGTGGCGCTTGCGCTCGGCGGCTGTGCCACGGCGGTTCCCCCCGTCGAGGTTACCCGCTTCCATAACAATGCAACCGCCGGCCTGGCCCCAGGCACGCGCTATGCCGTCGAAGTGCTGCCGCACGGCGATGCCTCGGCGACGGGCGGCGCGGCGCAGCCGTCACTCGAATGGAACAGTTATCGCATCGCGGTGGAGCGTCAGCTGCAGTTGCTGGGCTTCGTCGCTGCGCCCGAAGGAGCGGCCGCGCCGCTCAAGGTTCGCATAGCCTTCGACCGCAGCGATCGCATGCCGCTTGCGAAGCGTTCGCCGGTTTCGGTCGGCGTTGGCGGATCGACCGGCAGCTATGGCTCGGGGGTGGGCCTCGGTATCGGCATCAATCTTGGTGGCGGGCCGAAACAGATGCAGGATCTGCAGCTGTCGGTGCGTATCGATGACGCGGCCACGGGCCAGGCCGTGTGGGAAGGCCGGGCGCTCAGCGCGGTGCCGGTGAAGGCGCCTGCGGCACAACCGTCGATTGCTGCGGCGAAATTGGCCGAAGCCCTATTCAAGGACTTCCCCGGCGAATCGGGACGCACTATCAGCGTTCCATGA
- a CDS encoding cell wall hydrolase — MSRILNAASVAAVGITAFAALSLAEPGFASDLAADANIPAITLPAADVPADSDAAAPSTEAETPVDTATDDSAVADTLAQLVAATPKPETIDPELRCLAQAVYFESRGESLAGQLAVAHVVINRAKSGRFPTSLCGVVHQPSQFSFVRRGKMPAVRNAGQWSNAIAIAQIARDGSWQNKAPGALFFHARYVSPGWRKTRIAQIDNHIFYR; from the coding sequence ATGAGTCGTATTCTGAACGCTGCCAGCGTGGCTGCCGTGGGCATCACTGCCTTTGCCGCGCTGTCGTTGGCCGAACCCGGCTTCGCCAGTGATCTGGCCGCCGACGCCAACATTCCCGCGATCACGCTGCCCGCCGCCGATGTTCCGGCCGACAGCGATGCGGCAGCTCCGTCGACCGAAGCCGAAACGCCGGTCGATACCGCCACCGACGACAGCGCTGTTGCCGATACATTGGCCCAGTTGGTCGCGGCGACCCCGAAGCCCGAGACGATCGATCCCGAACTGCGCTGCCTCGCGCAGGCGGTCTATTTCGAATCGCGCGGCGAATCGCTCGCGGGGCAGCTCGCGGTCGCACATGTCGTGATCAACCGCGCGAAGTCGGGCCGCTTCCCGACGAGCCTGTGCGGCGTCGTCCATCAGCCGAGCCAGTTCAGCTTCGTGCGCCGCGGCAAGATGCCCGCCGTGCGCAATGCCGGCCAATGGTCGAATGCGATCGCAATCGCGCAGATCGCGCGCGACGGCAGCTGGCAGAACAAGGCGCCAGGCGCGCTGTTCTTCCATGCGCGCTACGTCTCGCCCGGCTGGCGCAAGACGCGCATCGCGCAGATCGACAATCATATCTTCTATCGCTGA